A window from Kovacikia minuta CCNUW1 encodes these proteins:
- the acsF gene encoding magnesium-protoporphyrin IX monomethyl ester (oxidative) cyclase — MVDSLKKPVFEELRPGIKVPAKETILTPRFYTTDFDEMARMDISPNEDELKAILEEFRADYNRHHFVRDAEFEQSWDHIDGDTRRLFVEFLERSCTAEFSGFLLYKELGRRLKDKNPLLAECFTLMSRDEARHSGFLNKALSDFNLTLDLGFLTKSRKYTFFKPKFIFYATYLSEKIGYWRYITIYRHLESHPENRVYPIFRFFENWCQDENRHGDFFDAMMRAQPQFLGDWKAKLWCRFFLLSVFATMYLNDVQRADFYQVLGLDAREYDKYVIEKTNETAGRVFPIVLDVDKPEFYDRLEVCIRNNTQLTEINNSNTPKFLQFFQKLPYYVSNGWQFLRLYLMKPVEVTSLEGSVR; from the coding sequence ATGGTAGATTCCCTTAAGAAACCCGTCTTTGAAGAACTTCGCCCTGGAATCAAAGTTCCTGCAAAGGAAACCATCTTGACTCCCCGGTTTTATACAACCGATTTTGACGAGATGGCGAGGATGGATATTTCTCCCAACGAAGATGAACTCAAGGCAATTCTGGAAGAGTTTCGGGCAGACTATAATCGCCATCACTTTGTCCGCGATGCCGAATTTGAGCAATCCTGGGATCATATTGATGGTGACACTCGCAGGCTGTTTGTTGAGTTTCTTGAGCGCTCCTGTACAGCAGAGTTTTCTGGTTTTTTGCTCTACAAAGAGTTGGGTCGCAGACTAAAAGATAAGAACCCCCTCCTGGCGGAATGCTTTACCCTCATGTCCCGTGATGAAGCACGCCACTCTGGCTTTCTCAACAAAGCCCTATCGGATTTTAATCTGACGCTCGACCTGGGCTTCCTGACAAAGAGCCGCAAATATACCTTCTTTAAACCCAAGTTCATCTTCTACGCCACCTACCTATCCGAGAAGATCGGCTACTGGCGCTATATCACCATCTATCGCCATCTGGAGTCCCATCCAGAAAATCGCGTCTATCCCATCTTTCGTTTCTTCGAGAACTGGTGTCAGGACGAAAATCGACATGGGGACTTTTTTGATGCGATGATGCGTGCCCAACCCCAGTTTCTGGGCGATTGGAAAGCGAAATTATGGTGCCGCTTCTTCCTCCTGTCGGTGTTTGCCACCATGTATCTCAATGACGTACAGCGGGCTGATTTCTACCAGGTGCTGGGTCTTGATGCGCGCGAATACGATAAGTACGTGATCGAGAAGACAAATGAAACTGCTGGTCGGGTTTTCCCCATCGTATTAGATGTGGATAAGCCAGAATTCTACGATCGCCTGGAAGTTTGCATCCGTAACAATACCCAGTTAACGGAAATTAACAACTCCAACACGCCCAAGTTCTTGCAGTTCTTCCAAAAGCTGCCCTACTACGTCTCAAATGGTTGGCAATTCCTGCGGCTTTACCTGATGAAGCCCGTTGAGGTGACCTCCCTTGAGGGTTCAGTTCGCTAG
- a CDS encoding metal ABC transporter substrate-binding protein produces the protein MLVSAKNSPISRSVQIGLLGLLVGIGLGACSNPIPKQTQPGEVGSAPAAPTRQEKKVILTTFTVLADMAQNVAGDKATVESITKPGAEIHGYEPTPSDLVRGQRADLILDNGLDLERWAARFYNSFPKVPHVTLSEGVQPVNITEDAYQGKPNPHAWMSPQNALIYVENIRKALSNLDPANTATYSKNAATYSQQIRAIDQKLKRSLSAIPATQRYMVSCEGAFSYIVRDYGLKEVYIWPVNAEQQATPKQVERVITSVRANQIPAVFCESTVSNEAQLQVAKETGAKFAGVFYVDSLSPPDGPASTYLKLLEYNINTLIEGLRGGESKN, from the coding sequence ATGTTGGTTTCCGCTAAAAACTCCCCTATTTCCAGGTCGGTGCAGATTGGCTTGCTGGGTCTGCTGGTGGGAATTGGTCTGGGCGCTTGCAGCAATCCAATTCCGAAACAGACGCAACCAGGGGAAGTCGGTTCCGCACCGGCAGCGCCGACTCGTCAGGAGAAGAAAGTTATTCTTACCACGTTTACCGTCCTGGCAGATATGGCGCAAAACGTGGCGGGAGATAAGGCAACGGTTGAATCGATTACCAAACCTGGTGCGGAAATTCACGGTTATGAACCAACCCCCAGCGATCTGGTGCGGGGACAACGTGCCGACCTCATTTTAGATAATGGGTTAGACCTGGAGCGTTGGGCAGCCCGCTTCTACAATAGCTTTCCAAAAGTTCCCCACGTTACCTTGAGTGAGGGGGTTCAACCCGTCAATATTACGGAAGATGCCTACCAGGGCAAACCCAACCCCCATGCCTGGATGTCACCTCAGAATGCCTTGATTTATGTGGAAAATATTCGCAAGGCACTCAGCAATCTCGACCCGGCAAATACGGCAACCTACAGCAAAAATGCCGCAACTTATAGCCAGCAGATCCGGGCGATCGACCAGAAGTTGAAACGGTCTCTCTCTGCAATTCCTGCGACCCAACGTTACATGGTGAGTTGTGAGGGTGCATTTTCCTACATTGTCCGCGACTACGGGTTGAAAGAGGTTTACATCTGGCCCGTCAATGCTGAACAGCAAGCCACACCCAAACAAGTGGAACGGGTCATTACCAGCGTGAGGGCAAATCAGATCCCCGCAGTATTTTGTGAAAGCACCGTCAGTAATGAGGCGCAGCTTCAGGTGGCGAAGGAAACCGGGGCAAAATTTGCGGGTGTGTTTTATGTGGATTCTCTATCTCCGCCTGACGGTCCAGCATCAACCTATCTTAAGTTGCTGGAATACAACATCAACACTTTGATAGAAGGACTGAGGGGAGGAGAAAGTAAGAATTGA
- a CDS encoding metal ABC transporter ATP-binding protein, translating into MEGLSIDIENVTVTYHGKLALHSASLQLKAGTICGLVGMNGAGKSTLFKAMMGFVKPVTGRILMNGLPIRRVQKSSLVAYVPQSEEVDWNFPVNVYDVVMMGRYGYMNLLRIPQSSDNQAVRESLERVEMWHMRDRQIGELSGGQKKRTFFARALAQQGTVLLLDEPFAGVDIKTEKMMIDLLMELRQTGHTILISTHDLASITTFCDQVVLINRSILAYGNTSEVFTEENLSRTFGGSIGDLSFAKSRLTQSNLEE; encoded by the coding sequence ATGGAAGGGCTTAGCATTGACATTGAAAATGTGACGGTGACCTACCACGGTAAATTGGCATTGCACAGTGCCTCACTGCAACTTAAAGCAGGAACAATCTGTGGCCTGGTGGGGATGAATGGGGCAGGGAAATCGACTCTGTTCAAAGCCATGATGGGATTTGTAAAGCCTGTCACGGGACGGATTTTAATGAATGGGTTGCCGATTCGTCGTGTCCAAAAAAGTAGCCTGGTGGCGTATGTACCCCAGTCAGAAGAAGTAGATTGGAACTTTCCCGTCAATGTCTATGACGTGGTGATGATGGGTCGTTATGGCTACATGAATCTGCTGCGAATTCCCCAATCGTCTGATAATCAAGCGGTGCGGGAAAGCCTGGAGCGGGTAGAAATGTGGCACATGCGCGATCGCCAGATTGGGGAACTATCGGGTGGGCAAAAGAAGCGCACCTTTTTTGCGCGGGCACTGGCACAACAGGGAACGGTTCTATTGCTAGACGAACCATTTGCTGGTGTGGATATCAAAACCGAGAAAATGATGATCGATCTGCTGATGGAATTGCGTCAGACAGGTCACACCATTTTGATTTCAACCCACGATCTAGCATCGATCACCACCTTTTGTGATCAGGTCGTGCTGATTAACCGCAGCATTCTGGCATACGGCAACACTTCAGAAGTCTTTACCGAAGAGAATCTGTCCCGCACTTTTGGCGGCTCGATCGGGGATTTGTCCTTTGCCAAAAGCCGATTAACTCAGTCCAATCTAGAGGAATAG
- a CDS encoding metal ABC transporter permease: protein MDLVQWFAAPLQHEFMVKAVLISALVGIVCSALSCYMTLKGWALMGDAVSHAVMPGVVIAYVLNLPFAVGAFVFGVGSVIAIGFIKSKTRIKEDTVIGLVFTGFFALGLVLVSKVRSSIDLTHILFGNVLGISDADIVQTLIISVITLITLAILRKDLILFCFDSTHARSIGLNITFLYYVLLSLLSLTAVAGLQTVGIILVVAMLVTPGATAYLLSDRFDHMMLIAMASGVFSSVGGTYISYHIDGSTGGCIVVLQTLLFVAAMIFAPKHGLLVRAAAGGR, encoded by the coding sequence ATGGATCTCGTTCAGTGGTTTGCCGCACCATTGCAGCACGAATTTATGGTGAAGGCAGTGTTGATTAGTGCGTTGGTGGGGATTGTCTGCTCCGCTCTATCTTGCTACATGACGCTTAAAGGATGGGCACTCATGGGGGATGCGGTTTCCCATGCGGTCATGCCCGGCGTCGTCATTGCCTATGTCTTGAATCTGCCATTTGCGGTTGGTGCGTTTGTGTTCGGGGTCGGTTCTGTAATTGCGATCGGATTTATCAAATCAAAAACGCGCATTAAAGAAGACACGGTAATTGGTTTAGTCTTCACTGGTTTTTTTGCCTTAGGGTTGGTGTTAGTTTCCAAAGTTAGAAGTTCGATCGATTTGACTCACATCCTGTTTGGCAATGTTCTGGGAATTTCAGATGCCGATATCGTGCAAACGCTGATCATTAGCGTGATTACCCTGATTACCCTGGCAATCTTGCGCAAGGATTTGATTCTGTTTTGCTTTGACTCCACCCATGCCCGCTCAATTGGGTTAAATATTACCTTCCTCTATTACGTTCTCCTGTCGCTGCTATCGTTGACAGCCGTTGCCGGACTGCAAACGGTTGGCATTATTTTAGTTGTGGCAATGCTGGTTACACCCGGAGCAACCGCGTATTTGTTAAGCGATCGCTTTGATCACATGATGCTGATCGCGATGGCTTCCGGGGTATTCTCCAGCGTCGGAGGCACCTATATCAGCTATCACATTGATGGTTCCACCGGCGGCTGCATCGTTGTTCTGCAAACCCTCCTATTTGTTGCCGCCATGATCTTTGCCCCTAAGCATGGCCTGCTGGTTAGAGCCGCAGCAGGGGGTAGGTGA
- a CDS encoding energy-coupling factor ABC transporter ATP-binding protein: MTSSLPAIDVPAIQVQDLCFGWQKNSAVLQSCSLNVPKGEFWMLLGTNGSGKSTLLKLLAGLLHPESGSIHILPPIGFVFQNPDHQLVMPTVGADVAFGLVEEKLPLRQVRQRVEEALDAVNLLPLKRRPIYALSGGQKQRVAIAGAIARHCEVLLLDEPTALLDPDSQLDLVAQVQRLVKSRGLTALWVTHRLGELDFCDGAFLLEQGKVVDQGDPQRLKQRLMKEMSGEG, encoded by the coding sequence ATGACCTCCTCGCTTCCTGCCATTGATGTGCCTGCGATCCAGGTTCAGGATCTCTGTTTTGGTTGGCAGAAAAACAGTGCTGTGTTGCAATCCTGTAGCCTGAACGTCCCTAAAGGCGAATTCTGGATGCTGCTGGGAACTAACGGCAGCGGCAAGTCCACGTTGTTAAAACTCCTCGCCGGACTGCTCCATCCCGAATCTGGGTCGATCCACATCCTGCCACCAATTGGCTTTGTCTTTCAAAACCCCGATCACCAACTGGTGATGCCAACTGTTGGGGCAGATGTGGCATTCGGGCTTGTAGAAGAAAAATTACCGTTACGACAAGTGCGCCAACGGGTTGAAGAAGCCCTGGATGCCGTCAACCTGCTCCCCCTCAAACGCCGCCCAATTTATGCGCTCAGCGGTGGACAAAAGCAACGGGTAGCGATCGCGGGAGCCATTGCCCGCCACTGTGAAGTTCTCCTCCTTGACGAACCCACCGCCCTGCTCGACCCGGACAGCCAGCTAGATCTGGTAGCCCAGGTGCAACGCCTGGTCAAAAGTCGGGGGCTGACTGCCCTCTGGGTCACCCACCGTCTGGGCGAATTAGATTTCTGCGACGGTGCCTTTCTGCTGGAACAGGGCAAAGTTGTGGATCAGGGAGATCCACAACGTCTGAAACAACGATTGATGAAAGAAATGAGCGGTGAAGGGTGA
- the dnaN gene encoding DNA polymerase III subunit beta: MKLVCSQSSLSSNLSLVSRAVSSRPSHPVLANVLLVADQEMQQIRLSAFDLSLGIQTSFPAEVEVGGKLTLPAKLLNDIVSRLPEGDITLDDGIDGEADPDTGYLMTLKCASGRYQVRGMGAEEFPELPVIEHGEVIHLPVESLIEGLRGTLFAASSDETKQVLTGVHLTIQPDGLEFAATDGHRLSVVQTINAEEIEESKPTKGKAKEGKQESPEQDVTIPAKALQELTKMLERQTGDTVAVQLDPSQVVFEWTDQRLTSRLLEGQYPNYRQLVPRQFTRQLTVERRLILGALERIAVLADQKNNIVKLSMDGVNEQLTLSVDAQDVGSGKETIPAQITGDDLDIAFNVKYLMEGLKVLTTSEVQLQLNTATSPAIATPLGGAKMTYLVMPVQIRS; this comes from the coding sequence ATGAAACTGGTTTGTAGTCAAAGTAGCCTCAGCAGCAATCTTTCGCTGGTTAGTCGCGCGGTTTCTTCTCGTCCCAGTCATCCCGTTTTGGCAAATGTGCTGCTAGTCGCCGATCAAGAGATGCAGCAAATTCGCCTGAGTGCCTTTGATCTGAGTCTGGGGATTCAAACCAGTTTTCCAGCAGAGGTTGAAGTTGGGGGTAAATTGACGCTGCCAGCAAAACTGCTCAACGATATTGTTTCCCGGTTACCGGAAGGCGACATCACCCTGGATGACGGCATTGACGGTGAAGCTGATCCGGATACTGGCTACCTCATGACCTTGAAATGTGCCTCAGGGCGATATCAGGTACGTGGGATGGGAGCAGAGGAGTTTCCCGAATTGCCCGTAATTGAACATGGAGAGGTGATCCACCTGCCTGTGGAAAGCTTGATTGAAGGGTTACGGGGAACTTTGTTTGCCGCCAGTAGTGATGAAACAAAGCAGGTTTTAACCGGGGTTCACCTGACCATTCAGCCGGATGGGCTGGAGTTTGCGGCTACGGATGGGCATCGGTTGTCTGTAGTGCAAACCATTAACGCAGAAGAAATCGAGGAATCCAAACCTACTAAGGGCAAAGCGAAAGAGGGCAAACAAGAGTCGCCTGAGCAAGATGTGACGATTCCAGCCAAAGCACTTCAGGAATTGACGAAAATGCTGGAACGGCAAACAGGCGATACCGTTGCGGTGCAGCTTGACCCAAGCCAGGTCGTGTTCGAGTGGACGGATCAACGGCTTACCAGTCGCCTTCTAGAAGGACAATATCCGAACTATCGTCAGTTGGTGCCGCGCCAATTCACCCGCCAGCTTACCGTAGAGCGGCGGTTAATCCTGGGCGCACTGGAGCGAATTGCAGTGCTGGCAGACCAGAAAAACAATATCGTCAAGCTCAGTATGGATGGGGTGAACGAGCAGCTTACCCTCTCGGTGGATGCTCAGGATGTGGGTAGTGGGAAGGAAACCATCCCAGCCCAAATTACAGGCGATGACCTGGATATTGCCTTCAATGTGAAGTACCTGATGGAAGGATTGAAAGTGCTGACCACTTCAGAAGTGCAACTGCAATTGAATACGGCAACCAGCCCCGCGATCGCCACCCCTCTCGGCGGTGCAAAAATGACCTACCTCGTCATGCCTGTGCAAATTAGGTCCTAA
- a CDS encoding FxLYD domain-containing protein: MKRTQRSIPLAILAAFFATPVFALPSEPDLPCYLITPYGEAFDLSPMCSTVSAKAEAAPDRHRGAKSRNRGQVPQVAMQVYLSNGVWVTNGKIQNQTRQPISNVLVTLEILDRNGAVQTQNATVDQAFLSPGELGSFQVGINYESIRQVEGQQLAVPVVRVASVQWMNPDGSVGRYPY; the protein is encoded by the coding sequence ATGAAACGAACACAACGGTCTATTCCTCTGGCAATTCTCGCTGCTTTTTTTGCAACTCCCGTGTTTGCCCTGCCCAGTGAACCGGATCTCCCCTGCTACCTGATCACTCCCTATGGCGAAGCGTTTGATCTGTCGCCCATGTGCAGTACCGTTTCAGCCAAAGCTGAGGCTGCTCCCGATCGCCATCGGGGAGCAAAATCCCGCAATCGAGGGCAGGTGCCTCAAGTCGCAATGCAGGTTTATCTCAGCAACGGCGTTTGGGTTACGAATGGGAAGATTCAGAATCAAACCAGGCAACCCATCAGCAATGTCCTTGTGACGCTGGAGATTCTAGATCGGAACGGTGCAGTTCAAACACAAAATGCAACGGTTGATCAGGCATTTCTAAGTCCTGGTGAACTGGGCAGCTTTCAAGTCGGGATCAACTACGAATCCATCAGGCAAGTTGAAGGGCAACAACTGGCTGTGCCTGTCGTAAGGGTCGCTTCTGTGCAGTGGATGAATCCGGATGGCAGCGTGGGAAGATACCCCTATTAA
- a CDS encoding single-stranded-DNA-specific exonuclease RecJ: MSESSMQWQIQSRMQLPDWFVAAVQPFAAGSPGECLAQLLWQRGIQDADLLAGFLDADRYQPSSPFEFGQEMRWAVERLRQARTTGEGVAIWGDFDADGVTATAVLWDGLGQFFAPQKTLFYYIPNRLTESHGLSRRGIDFLHARGCRLIVTCDTGSTSLDEIEYARSLGIDAIVTDHHTLPDLRPPVTAIINPRYLPANHPLATLSGVAVAFKLVEALYATLPEIPQKPLLELLDLVAIGLIADLVELQGDCRYLAQRGIEQLQKQSNPLTATRPGVAKLLEFCKRSGDRPTDISFGLGPRINAVSRIQGDAHFCVELLTSQDAHLCTHLAEATELANTRRKALQKEVAQQVITHLARLDLSTTSVIVLADEQWQVGVLGLVAGQIAQAYGRPTILLSTEGAWLGSQESGVRSQEPGGRGDEAGGESEEGEGGNPVPSLQFKTQNLKLKTQYFSPLARGSARSVNNIDLYQLVKEQAHLLERFGGHPYAAGLSLPVANIPLFTEAINQQLRQSADAGAAASLQIDLVVTVAELGKQLFQALKLLEPCGMGNPVPKLLVQNCWFEKVWNRKIRDRKGAQVQYIKTEFELWDESVTTGFTGVWWGHYKEDIPTGRCDAIVELDFNTYMDEAKGKKPHYEVRLIAVRSHDQLVQVHSGFTRDRWILDWRGQTQAELEGEPQRDADAEDGIQEPKVKIPPSALRLSACPTNWTDLQVWFRRAWQEQRQLAIVYPPPAQTPPSETWQRFVGIAKFLSRTGQSATRQQILEKLEIGDRTLQLGLKTLTYLGFTFSYRDNGLQVIWQASDQSPGSEAQFTEAVEQFLIAVKEEQFRRQYFYQVPLATIQAVARQTIAGVQELGVRG, encoded by the coding sequence ATGTCTGAATCCTCCATGCAGTGGCAAATTCAATCCCGGATGCAGCTTCCAGATTGGTTCGTTGCTGCGGTTCAGCCTTTCGCAGCGGGCAGTCCAGGAGAGTGTCTAGCGCAACTGCTGTGGCAACGGGGTATTCAAGATGCAGATTTACTGGCAGGTTTCTTAGATGCCGATCGCTATCAACCGAGCAGTCCGTTTGAGTTTGGGCAGGAGATGCGGTGGGCTGTGGAGCGGCTTCGGCAAGCCCGCACTACTGGGGAAGGGGTTGCCATTTGGGGAGACTTTGACGCCGACGGGGTGACTGCAACAGCTGTGTTGTGGGACGGGCTGGGGCAATTTTTCGCCCCCCAAAAGACGTTGTTCTATTACATCCCGAATCGCTTAACCGAATCTCACGGTCTGTCGCGTCGGGGCATTGATTTTCTGCATGCCAGGGGCTGTCGCCTGATCGTGACCTGCGATACGGGCAGCACCAGCCTGGATGAAATTGAGTATGCCCGCAGCCTGGGGATTGACGCGATCGTGACGGATCATCACACCTTGCCGGATCTGCGTCCGCCTGTCACTGCCATCATCAATCCCCGCTACTTACCGGCAAATCATCCGCTGGCAACCCTGTCTGGGGTCGCGGTGGCGTTCAAATTGGTGGAGGCACTGTACGCAACGTTGCCGGAGATTCCCCAAAAACCATTGCTGGAACTGCTGGATTTGGTAGCGATCGGGCTGATCGCGGATCTGGTAGAGTTGCAGGGCGACTGCCGCTATCTGGCACAACGGGGGATTGAGCAACTACAAAAACAGTCCAATCCCCTAACTGCCACCAGACCGGGAGTGGCAAAGTTACTAGAGTTTTGTAAGCGCAGCGGCGATCGTCCGACGGACATTTCCTTTGGGCTGGGACCTCGGATTAATGCAGTCAGTCGCATTCAGGGAGATGCACACTTTTGTGTGGAATTGTTGACCAGTCAGGATGCCCATCTTTGCACCCACCTTGCCGAGGCAACAGAACTGGCAAACACCCGTCGCAAAGCCCTGCAAAAAGAGGTAGCCCAACAGGTAATCACCCACCTTGCCCGCCTGGATCTCTCCACAACCAGCGTCATTGTGCTGGCAGATGAGCAATGGCAGGTAGGGGTTTTGGGGCTTGTTGCGGGGCAGATTGCTCAGGCGTATGGACGACCGACGATTTTGCTGAGTACAGAGGGAGCCTGGCTGGGAAGTCAAGAGTCAGGAGTCAGAAGTCAGGAGCCAGGAGGTAGAGGAGATGAGGCAGGTGGGGAAAGTGAAGAAGGTGAAGGAGGAAATCCAGTTCCCAGTCTCCAGTTCAAAACTCAAAACTTAAAACTTAAAACTCAATATTTTTCCCCGCTTGCTCGTGGCTCTGCCCGTTCGGTCAACAATATTGACTTGTATCAATTGGTGAAGGAGCAGGCGCATTTGCTGGAGCGGTTTGGGGGACATCCCTATGCAGCCGGGTTGAGCCTGCCAGTGGCAAATATTCCTTTGTTTACGGAGGCGATCAATCAACAACTGCGACAGTCTGCGGATGCGGGGGCAGCAGCTTCCCTTCAAATTGATCTGGTTGTTACGGTTGCTGAGCTGGGGAAGCAGCTATTTCAGGCGTTGAAACTGCTAGAACCCTGTGGAATGGGAAATCCGGTGCCCAAATTGTTGGTGCAAAATTGCTGGTTTGAAAAGGTCTGGAATCGCAAAATCCGCGATCGCAAAGGCGCACAGGTGCAGTACATCAAGACGGAGTTTGAGCTATGGGATGAGTCTGTTACAACAGGCTTCACAGGGGTTTGGTGGGGACATTACAAGGAGGATATTCCAACCGGGCGCTGTGATGCGATCGTGGAACTGGATTTCAACACCTACATGGATGAGGCAAAAGGGAAAAAGCCCCACTATGAAGTTCGCCTGATTGCTGTGCGTTCCCACGATCAGTTGGTTCAAGTCCACTCCGGGTTCACCCGTGATCGATGGATTTTGGATTGGCGAGGGCAAACGCAAGCTGAACTTGAGGGGGAACCGCAGAGAGACGCAGACGCAGAGGATGGAATTCAAGAGCCAAAAGTCAAAATTCCGCCCTCCGCCCTCCGTCTTTCTGCCTGCCCGACCAACTGGACTGATCTCCAGGTTTGGTTTCGGCGGGCATGGCAGGAGCAACGGCAATTAGCGATCGTCTATCCTCCACCGGCTCAAACCCCTCCTTCAGAAACCTGGCAGCGATTCGTCGGAATTGCCAAATTTCTTAGCCGCACTGGGCAATCTGCAACGCGTCAGCAGATACTCGAAAAGCTGGAGATCGGCGATCGGACCTTGCAACTAGGATTAAAAACCCTGACCTACCTGGGGTTTACCTTTAGCTATCGCGACAATGGTCTGCAAGTCATTTGGCAGGCTTCAGATCAATCTCCTGGGTCGGAGGCACAATTTACGGAAGCAGTTGAGCAATTTTTAATTGCAGTCAAGGAAGAACAGTTTCGCCGCCAATACTTTTACCAAGTGCCCCTGGCAACGATTCAAGCGGTGGCACGGCAGACTATCGCTGGAGTCCAGGAGTTAGGGGTTAGGGGTTAG
- a CDS encoding Dethiobiotin synthetase — protein MLVDYQTARTLLVNQGMPPEQNSDALITRLKQGQPPIPGQVTSILLALKVAFEELRDVHELERELVCSLYLLAEESRRLFEAGRRAGVPWPPLLDEDLSRITAAVRSIFVGTWQG, from the coding sequence GTGCTTGTGGATTATCAGACTGCCCGTACCTTGTTGGTTAACCAGGGAATGCCCCCAGAGCAAAATTCGGACGCTCTAATTACTCGTTTGAAGCAGGGACAACCACCGATACCCGGTCAAGTGACATCTATCCTGCTCGCGCTTAAGGTGGCATTTGAGGAACTACGGGACGTGCATGAGTTGGAGCGAGAGCTGGTCTGCTCTCTTTATTTGCTAGCGGAAGAAAGCCGTCGCCTATTTGAGGCGGGACGCAGAGCCGGAGTTCCCTGGCCCCCACTCCTCGATGAAGATCTGAGCCGCATTACCGCAGCTGTAAGGAGCATCTTTGTAGGAACCTGGCAGGGGTGA
- a CDS encoding peroxiredoxin: protein MPLSVGDTAPNFTVKDTNGIPVSLSDYAGKTVVLYFYPKDDTPGCTKEACSFRDNYTEYLNKGITVFGVSLDDEASHKLFTEKFSLPFPLLADVDGSLTKAYDVEAEMNGTRYAKRVTYVIDGNGKISHVYSSVKTETHATDILADIAA from the coding sequence ATGCCTCTGTCTGTTGGCGATACTGCTCCAAACTTCACTGTAAAAGACACAAACGGTATTCCCGTCTCGCTATCTGATTATGCAGGCAAAACCGTTGTCCTCTATTTCTATCCAAAAGACGACACCCCTGGCTGCACGAAAGAAGCGTGTAGTTTTCGGGACAATTACACTGAATATTTGAATAAGGGAATTACGGTCTTTGGCGTCAGTCTAGACGATGAAGCTTCGCACAAACTGTTTACTGAAAAATTCAGCCTGCCATTTCCGCTGCTTGCCGATGTGGATGGGAGTCTCACTAAAGCCTATGACGTAGAAGCAGAAATGAATGGTACGCGCTACGCCAAACGGGTGACGTATGTCATTGATGGCAACGGCAAAATTAGCCACGTTTACAGCAGCGTTAAAACCGAAACTCACGCAACCGATATTCTGGCTGATATTGCGGCTTGA